One Hippoglossus stenolepis isolate QCI-W04-F060 chromosome 9, HSTE1.2, whole genome shotgun sequence genomic region harbors:
- the med22 gene encoding mediator of RNA polymerase II transcription subunit 22 isoform X1, with translation MATQRVLSQSKETLLQNYNKRLKDDISSILDNFTEIIKTAKIEDETQVARATQAEQDHYEMHVRAANIVRAGESLMKLVSDLKQFLILNDFPSVNDAISLQNQHLRSLQEECDKKLTSLRDEIAIDLYELEEEYYSSSYSQWESTDLPLCEAYRQRDSWASPGSSCSSTQGDREDVDGPPSQETNPPHHLNGHGTASIEKQ, from the exons ATGGCCACGCAGAGAGTTCTCTCTCAGAGCAAAGAGACGCTGCTGCAGAACTACAACAAGCGGCTGAAAGACGACATCAGCTCCATCCTGGACAACTTCACCGAGATCATCAAAACCGCGAAG ATAGAGGATGAGACGCAGGTTGCTCGAGCCACTCAAGCCGAGCAGGACCACTATGAAATGCACGTCAGAGCAGCCAACATT GTACGTGCCGGTGAGTCCCTCATGAAGCTGGTGTCTGACCTAAAGCAGTTCTTGATCCTGAACGACTTTCCCTCCGTGAACGACGCCATCAGCCTCCAGAACCAGCACCTCCGCTCGTTGCAGGAGGAGTGTGACAAGAAGCTCACCTCGCTCCGCGACGAGATCGCCATCGACCTGTATGAGCTTGAGGAAGAATATTACTCGTCCAG CTACAGTCAGTGGGAGAGCACTGATCTGCCGCTGTGCGAGGCCTACCGGCAGCGAGACAGCTGGGCCTCaccaggaagcagctgcagctctacCCAGGGGGACAGAGAAGACGTGGACGGACCTCCATCACAGGAGACAAACCCCCCACACCACCTCAACGGTCATGGGACTGCCTCTATAGAGAAACAATGA
- the med22 gene encoding mediator of RNA polymerase II transcription subunit 22 isoform X2, translating into MATQRVLSQSKETLLQNYNKRLKDDISSILDNFTEIIKTAKIEDETQVARATQAEQDHYEMHVRAANIVRAGESLMKLVSDLKQFLILNDFPSVNDAISLQNQHLRSLQEECDKKLTSLRDEIAIDLYELEEEYYSSRYK; encoded by the exons ATGGCCACGCAGAGAGTTCTCTCTCAGAGCAAAGAGACGCTGCTGCAGAACTACAACAAGCGGCTGAAAGACGACATCAGCTCCATCCTGGACAACTTCACCGAGATCATCAAAACCGCGAAG ATAGAGGATGAGACGCAGGTTGCTCGAGCCACTCAAGCCGAGCAGGACCACTATGAAATGCACGTCAGAGCAGCCAACATT GTACGTGCCGGTGAGTCCCTCATGAAGCTGGTGTCTGACCTAAAGCAGTTCTTGATCCTGAACGACTTTCCCTCCGTGAACGACGCCATCAGCCTCCAGAACCAGCACCTCCGCTCGTTGCAGGAGGAGTGTGACAAGAAGCTCACCTCGCTCCGCGACGAGATCGCCATCGACCTGTATGAGCTTGAGGAAGAATATTACTCGTCCAGGTACAAGTAG
- the c9h9orf78 gene encoding telomere length and silencing protein 1 homolog, translated as MPSGRNFRRRRDSSDVEEDETTREVRSKVEEAKELQTLRKRQSGVSVTALLVGEKLPADAEIDNDPFKLKTGGVVDMKKIKDRNRDRDRDMTEEETDLNLGTSFSAETNRRDEDADMMKYIETELKKKKGLVEAEEQKVKVKNAEDHLYELPENIRVNSAKKTEEMLSNQMLSGIPEVDLGIDAKIKNIIQTEDAKARLLQEQRNKKKDQGTSFVPTNIAVNYVQHNRFYHEDSNAPQRHHRHREEPKARPLRVGDTEKPGPETSTPPNYRKRPNNEKATDDYHYEKFKKMNRRY; from the exons atgccGAGTGGCAGAAACTTTCGGAGGAGAAGAGACTCGTCAGATGTCGAAGAAGACGAGACAACCCGAGAAGTCAG ATCCAAAGTCGAAGAGGCTAAAGAGCTGCAGACTTTGCGGAAACGACAAAGCGGAGTCAG TGTGACCGCCCTGCTGGTTGGAGAGAAACTACCAGCAGATGCTGAGATCGAT AATGATCCGTTCAaactgaagactggaggagtcGTAGACATGAAGAAAATCAAAGACCGGAacagggacagggacagggacaT GACAGAAGAGGAAACGGACCTCAACCTGGGAACATCTTTCTCTGCTGAAACCAACAGAAGAGACGAGGATGCAGACAT GATGAAGTATATTGAGACggagctgaaaaagaagaagggcTTGGTGGAGGCGGAGGAGCAGAAAGTTAAGGTGAAGAACGCAGAAGACCACCTGTATGAGCTGCCCGAGAACATCCGGGTCAACTCTGCTAAGAAGACTGAGGAGATGTTATCCAATCAGATGCTGAGTGGGATCCCTGAAGTAGATCTTGGCATCGA TGCAAAGATAAAGAACATCATCCAGACAGAAGACGCAAAAGCCAGACTTCTGCAAGAGCAGAGGAACAAGAAAAAAGACCAGGGCACATCATTTGTACCAACCAACATTGCCGTCAACTACGTCCAACACAACCGCT TCTACCATGAGGATTCGAACGCGCCACAGAGgcatcacagacacagagaggagcctAAGGCCAGACCGCTGCGTGTGGGAGACACCGAGAAACCAGGTCCAGAGA CATCAACCCCGCCCAACTACCGCAAACGTCCAAATAATGAGAAGGCCACCGATGACTACCACTATGAGAAATTCAAGAAGATGAACCGAAGATATTGA
- the LOC118115088 gene encoding NFU1 iron-sulfur cluster scaffold homolog, mitochondrial — MATYRQVGRLLGISARLTRPLAVCGHQSAGLHWPSHNTGVWKIWPQNPHFVVPGRTMFVQTQDTPNPNSVKFLPGRTVLESGTMNFDGPRDAHCSPLARQLFRIDGVKSVFLGSDFITITRSDANMEWKVIKPDVFAAIMDFFTTGLPVVNEDSEPNADTAPSDDDDEVVAMIKELLDTRIRPTVQEDGGDVLYRGFEDGVVKLKLQGACTSCPSSMVTLKSGIQNMLQFYVPEVESVEQVKEEEEEMNAQV; from the exons ATGGCGACTTACAGGCAGGTCGGCAGGTTGTTGGGTATTTCAGCACGACTGACGCGTCC TCTTGCTGTCTGTGGACATCAGAGCGCTGGACTACACTGGCCTTCACACAACACAGGAGTCTGGAAGATATGGCCACAAAACCCCCACTTTGTTGTTCCAG GGAGGACCATGTTTGTGCAGACACAGGATACACCAAATCCTAACAGCGTAAAGTTTCTCCCAGGTCGCACAGTTCTTGAATCAGGAACTATGAATTTTGACGGCCCTCGTGACGCGCACTGCTCACCATTAGCCAg ACAGCTGTTTAGGATTGATGGAGTCAAGAGTGTCTTCCTGGGCAGCGACTTTATCACCATAACAAGG tCTGATGCAAATATGGAATGGAAAGTAATCAAACCTGATGTATTTGCTGCCATTATGGACTTTTTCACCACTGGGCTTCCTGTTGTCAATGAGGACAGTGAACCAAATGCAGATACTG CTCcatcagatgatgatgatgaagtcgTGGCTATGATCAAAGAACTGCTGGATACTCGAATAAG GCCGACAGTGCAGGAGGATGGAGGTGACGTCCTGTATCGGGGATTTGAAGATGGCGTCGTTAAGCTGAAGTTGCAGGGCGCCTGCACTAGTTGTCCCAGTTCCATGGTTACTTTGAAGAGTGGAATCCAAAACATGCTGCAGTTTTACGTTCCTGAAGTTGAATCAGTGGAGCAG gtgaaggaagaggaagaggagatgaacGCTCAAGTTTGA
- the LOC124851148 gene encoding usherin-like, with translation MAAIALLLLAVVLGVILHKALNKPPFPRERPPLVALPMQKRNPMAVYPASNSVLFDTMPDTTGFSNSVTLKGFTMKMEEVLEAKCEPSDDAAPQGELEILSVNSLRRSVSQVMDGKSLTDDGTWDPNISGHDSGMFMEDEEFVDTVKGFSTVRKEHTMFTDTNL, from the exons ATGGCAGCCATCGCCCTCCTCCTGCTGGCCGTCGTGCTGGGTGTCATTCTTCATAAG GCCCTAAACAAACCCCCCTTCCCGCGAGAGAGACCCCCTCTGGTGGCCCTGCCCATGCAGAAGAGGAACCCCATGGCTGTTTACCCAGCCAGCAACTCTGTCTTG TTCGACACCATGCCTGACACAACAGGCTTCTCCAACAGTGTCACACTCAAGGGCTTCACCATGAAGATGGAG GAAGTGTTGGAGGCTAAGTGTGAGCCCTCTGACGACGCCGCTCCTCAGGGCGAGCTCGAGATCCTCAGCGTGAACTCTCTGAGACGCAGCGTCAGCCAGGTGATGGACGGCAAGTCGCTCACAGACGATGGAACGTGGGACCCAAACATCTCAGGCCATGACAGTGGGATG TTTATGGAAGATGAGGAGTTTGTTGACACCGTCAAAGGCTTCAGCACCGTGAGGAAGGAGCACACCATGTTCACTGACACCAACCTGTGA
- the LOC124852379 gene encoding NFU1 iron-sulfur cluster scaffold homolog, mitochondrial-like: MCCVSLAVCGHQSAGLHWPSHNTGVWKIWPQNPHFVVPGRTMFVQTQDTPNPNSVKFLPGRTVLESGTMNFDGPRDAHCSPLARQLFRIDGVKSVFLGSDFITITRSDANMEWKVIKPDVFVAIMDFFTTGLPVVNEDSEPNADTAPSDDDDEVVAMIKELLDTRIRPTVQEDGGDVLYRGFEDGVVKLKLQGACTRRPSSMVTLKSGIQNMLQFYVPEVESVEQVKEEEEEMNAQV; encoded by the exons ATGTGCTGTGTCAGTCTTGCTGTCTGTGGACATCAGAGCGCTGGACTACACTGGCCTTCACACAACACAGGAGTCTGGAAGATATGGCCACAAAACCCCCACTTTGTTGTTCCAG GGAGGACCATGTTTGTGCAGACACAGGATACACCAAATCCTAACAGCGTAAAGTTTCTCCCAGGTCGCACAGTTCTTGAATCAGGAACTATGAATTTTGACGGCCCTCGTGACGCGCACTGCTCACCATTAGCCAg ACAGCTGTTTAGGATTGATGGAGTCAAGAGTGTCTTCCTGGGCAGTGACTTTATCACCATAACAAGA tCTGATGCAAATATGGAATGGAAAGTAATCAAACCTGATGTATTTGTTGCCATTATGGACTTTTTCACCACTGGGCTTCCTGTTGTCAATGAGGACAGTGAACCAAATGCAGATACTG CTCcatcagatgatgatgatgaagtcgTGGCTATGATCAAAGAACTGCTGGATACTCGAATAAG GCCGACAGTGCAGGAGGATGGAGGTGACGTCCTGTATCGGGGATTTGAAGACGGCGTCGTTAAGCTGAAGTTGCAGGGCGCCTGCACTAGGCGTCCCAGTTCCATGGTTACTTTGAAGAGTGGAATCCAAAACATGCTGCAGTTTTACGTTCCTGAAGTTGAATCAGTGGAGCAG gtgaaagaagaggaag